The Bombus huntii isolate Logan2020A chromosome 6, iyBomHunt1.1, whole genome shotgun sequence genome window below encodes:
- the LOC126866322 gene encoding supervillin isoform X5, producing the protein MVAAGATVLMATSEGTSNKTQNNSTQYENHNICCHYNEVHNNQQNSECPIKKNITSCNINKNKSRNPMLEKNSRLISRSENKESSKNLTLYKTASVRETKASRLRAASIISPNGGTVLSRRLGMSENSTPLGHQPSTSLSIKDEHPISSNSSITNSPRERDKSYKRKSYLNRSLNMETATGDRSNQSECNIRQTRRQSNKQGYISDTISTSYSSNQHQATNLSKKPFDSKITCPKVKENCPKTYTLPSLNSLANSKHSNIQRTSSGGHSDSEVSRRVDALTALTKSAIERVERLKSQSNLPTNYGLRLENRSSNIPCQVTENSTNNTRALQLSPRKSSILKKSNDEHSQDGSLSHQHTPVSILKHKMSDIDTGQNISTIVNHTVLPVTFSPSVRELTHKKHGILKKRSSLDESEILRRRSCSPDISSTDNTYSEFRPILKNQRRSSLDEIIKRDQSPDLQPTSILKRKSSREDDREDRQVGSAEPQGILKRKSTNSQRMTTVNHHVTITMDATNVTGPEILDSSEVRPILKKKHSREESFGSDPPSLEPRPILKKKSSTESDEHDDKPKKTILKCTRKNSQDECNYETELTSPKKLSMLRNRTLQNRTSGVLENDAVRPILKQPGNRDNESRVRLNLYDETVISDDICTEPTNLFLRKRAQSVGHIQPSNIPNEFIGVLNKRRSLELISVGAISEEKSQVKLTTSNIYLKAAPSLDDESAKTSIIPCDKLYSTTKEKFTDKEKQTVIVFENKEGNKVISDGPVDNNIDNSTSVSNRMSDKEGSNNEMLCVQKKADDGNIQENNSVHRSNSVSKMTLHFKTLHEKANSKEKDGMSQKTPNKGSHGVQRYRDRKNQGNDRFNTQPITFQEVQEAVLQNQRNVTSVKKSSLAETTTDDEFDPSKLSLAERVRLFNQKIDTEKCSVSNTMPLERHSRRRPAARYKTQPVTSEEVEVASRISPLNTINQCDLPKSILKPVALQAHNSLQTKSLELEGMKLIKSVLKKESEELEQRTSESCDISSRFKLKPNLKLEENKAGSIMENNYPTQYGLSCAYSEKDNHIEGRQHKIKQKYTVPFHKYSTQDELNRTKIKSALNNIDNVQTVIATSKKYEETLQTSGGETFSVSHETCNIKAEAASPYRHPIFSKQTRCTSLSKSVSHHAISNKTNECESNSAIIPKHGVHLPELCRSATQAIPTIDTNDGPSMSIAERLAALQRSGNTNWKRRIASESSNSVDGVCSNSLNKEELSIKQGVLADCLGKLESATEGWKKRIAAPDVTKFTVAGKMKVEQLENVDPGSSSPLIEATGNIIDRKKKTPRPERFRAKKGYMKDAVSTPTSPNKDSCIKLRGSFSEPASDDSAEEVKMAKNVSPVVSVPKIDDETFTSFFTGISLEKCEAESVDLNESDFDMITSQSELLVQKRNIRLKRRRFVSRNPLKTLAARTDLKSEYTEIRTGIAEKVMKQLNVEKLAKNSSLAMEALAGLASTEDFSNITLRNVTDTNISSNRLQPYKDLMLILIKGRRHVQVRLVEPVAESINSGDNFVLVTKSEVYNYIGKYCNVIEKARGAEIALSIQQNKDLGCQTFQVITINEDKLTCTKSQLQKFWSYLGAENENVDVIEGGHPDEDELYETFMIDTNMVYEIKDEELVPLEKYWGTIPKIEMLDPNKVLVFDFGSEMYIWSGKGASTDKKKLATHLATEMWQEGYDYSECTVCPISAASMIGRRTVSKIDLKSAKVRPKWCLLAKLTQHVETILFREKFLDWPNVSRIIRIRGTKSKENVDGTVTIEVCNINNLLEENTIPVDLVLEGTHLGRGTGWYDDEQMKQFIVTTMGIKVWHIDEFSHSLLDDSSVGQFHSADSYIVYWMYSVTVTGRELSGLPSKHSAKGRDRSVYFIWQGQNASLNEQGAAALLTIELDNDQAPQIRVVQGYEPAAFLNLFSGGMIVHSGKKTNTKCDERWRLYICRGTLESEVSLIEIPCSTRQLRSRGSLILLDTKNNKIYIWHGSNSLPHIKQHAVNAAAKLKKNRPQETGLTSEGDIEIFEIDEGMEPEEFINALGQMNKKLYVSLEKDQLQEHTPRLFHLSSISKEFKSVEMLCPHRASLPTPFPFLQEDLYQVHQPALFLLDNKNELWIWQGWWPNTGAEDQSGSKAVRWQAERRAAMTMAMQYWQRIHPETNKYPIYLVWAGLEPLQFINLFPTWTYRDDIAELNIEDGRNPGEVLTVESELIRLTQSTYPPAQLLQRPLPEGVDPTHLELYLSQQHFQEILGMTKEEFQELPVWRQVNLKKEIGLF; encoded by the exons ATGGTAGCTGCTGGAGCCACAGTTTTAATGGCAACCAGTGAAGGAACTTCAAATAAAACACAAAATAATTCCACACAATATGAAAATCATAATATTTGTTGTCACTATAATGAAGTACATAATAATCAACAAAATTCAGAATGTccaattaaaaagaatataacATCTTGTAACATAAATA AGAATAAAAGTCGTAACCCCATGTTGGAAAAAAATAGTCGATTGATTTCAAGATCAGAAAATAAGGAGAGTAGTAAGAATCTTACATTATATAAAACGGCATCAGTTCGTGAAACAAAAGCTTCTAGATTACGAGCTGCCTCCATTATATCACCTAATG GTGGAACAGTGTTATCAAGAAGATTAGGTATGTCAGAAAATTCTACACCCTTGGGCCACCAACCTAGTACTAGTTTATCAATTAAAGAT GAACATCCAATATCAAGTAATAGTAGTATTACAAATTCGCCACGAGAAAGGGATAAAAGTTACAAAAGAAAATCATATTTAAATCGGTCACTTAATATGGAAACAGCAACAGGAGATCGTTCAAATCAAT CTGAATGTAATATTAGACAAACTAGAAGACAATCAAATAAACAAGGCTACATATCTGATACAATATCTACTTCATATTCTAGTAATCAACATCAAGCAACTAATCTAAGTAAAAAGCCTTTTGACTCAAAAATCACTTGCCCGAAAGTTAAAGAAAATTGTCCAAAAACTTATACATTGCCTTCACTGAATTCTCTTGCAAACAGTAAACATTCAAATATACAACGAACTAG TAGTGGCGGACATAGTGATTCAGAAGTTTCGCGAAGAGTTGACGCATTAACAGCGTTAACAAAATCTGCAATAGAACGCGTAGAAAGGCTTAAATCACAGTCAAATTTGCCAACAAATTATGGATTACGATTGGAAAATCGTTCATCTAATATTCCATGTCAAGTCACGGAAAACAGTACGAATAATACGCGTGCATTGCAATTATCTCCAAGAAAAAGttctattttgaaaaaatcaaaTGATGAACACTCTCAAGATGGATCTTTAAGTCATCAACATACACCAGTTTCAATTCTTAAACATAAGATGTCTGATATTGATACAGGCCAAAATATATCTACCATTGTGAATCATACAGTTCTGCCTGTAACATTTTCACCATCTGTTAGGGAACTAACACATAAAAAACATGGTATTTTAAAAAAGCGCAGTAGTTTGGATGAAAGCGAAATACTTCGACGGCGGAGTTGTTCACCCGATATTTCGTCTACTGACAATACTTATTCTGAATTCAGgccgatattaaaaaatcaaagaCGATCATCTTTggatgaaattattaaaagggATCAGAGTCCAGATCTTCAGCCTACTTCAATATTAAAACGAAAATCATCTAGAGAAGATGATAGAGAAGATCGTCAGGTTGGTTCTGCAGAACCACAAGGTATACTTAAAAGAAAATCTACGAATAGTCAACGAATGACTACTGTTAATCATCACGTGACCATTACAATGGATGCAACAAACGTCACTGGTCCAGAAATACTTGATAGTTCTGAAGTAAGGCCAATCCTAAAGAAAAAGCATAGTAGAGAAGAATCATTTGGTAGTGATCCACCATCTTTAGAACCACGACCAATACTAAAAAAGAAATCCAGTACAGAATCGGATGAACATGACGATAAACCTAAAAAGACTATTTTGAAATGTACGCGAAAAAATTCACAAGATGAATGTAACTATGAGACAGAATTGACTTCACCAAAAAAATTGTCAATGCTTAGAAATCGTACGTTACAAAATAGAACAAGTGGAGTATTGGAGAATGATGCTGTACGACCTATATTAAAGCAACCTGGCAATAGGGACAACGAATCGCGAGTCCGTTTAAATTTATATGATGAAACAGTCATTAGTGATGATATATGTACAGAAccaacaaatttatttttgcgaAAAAGAGCACAATCTGTGGGCCATATACAACCTTCTAATATTCCTAATGAATTCATTGGTGTACTTAACAAACGAAGATCTCTTGAGTTAATATCTGTAGGTGCTATATCAGAAGAAAAATCACAAGTGAAGTTAACAACCAGTAACATCTATTTAAAAGCAGCTCCTTCCCTAGATGATGAGAGTGCCAAGACTTCTATTATTCCTTGTGACAAATTGTACAG CACAACGAAAGAGAAATTCACAGACAAGGAAAAGCAAACTGTCATAGTATTTGAAAacaaagaaggaaataaagtGATTTCAGATGGACCTGTAGATAACAATATTGATAATAGCACCTCAGTTTCCAATAGAATGAGTGATAAAGAGGGTTCAAATAATGAAATGTTGTGTGTGCAAAAAAAAGCAGATGATGGAAACATCCAAGAAAATAATAGTGTACATCGCAGCAACAGTGTTTCCAAAATGACATTGCATTTTAAAACTTTGCACGAAAAGGCAAATTCTAAGGAAAAGGATGGCATGTCTCAAAAAACACCGAATAAAGGTTCACATGGTGTACAACGATATAGAGATCGAAAGAATCAAGGAAATGATAGATTTAACACACAACCAATAACTTTTCAAGAAGTGCAGGAAGCAGTTCTACAAAATCAACGCAATGTCACATCAGTTAAAAAATCAAGTTTGGCAGAAACTACAACTGATGATGAATTTGACCCTTCTAAATTAAGTTTGGCAGAACGGGTGCGTTTGTTCAATCAAAAAATTGATACCGAAAAATGTTCAGTATCAAATACCATGCCATTAGAAAGACATTCACGCAGACGGCCGGCTGCTCGTTATAAAACACAACCAGTTACATCCGAAGAAGTCGAAGTAGCATCTCGAATATCTCCATTAAATACTATTAATCAAT gtGATTTGCCGAAAAGCATTTTAAAACCTGTTGCGTTACAAGCGCATAATTCGTTGCAAACAAAAAGTCTTGAACTCGAaggaatgaaattaataaaatctgtaCTTAAAAAAGAATCTGAAGAATTAGAACAACGGACATCTGAAAGTTGTGATATTTCATCGCGTTTTAAATTAAAACCTAATTtaaaattggaagaaaataag GCAGGAAGCataatggaaaataattatccAACGCAATATGGTTTGAGTTGTGCCTATAGTGAAAAAGATAACCATATAGAAGGTAGGcaacataaaattaaacaaaagtaTACAGTGCCTTTTCACAAATATAGTACTCAGGATGAATTAAATAGAACAAAAATCAAATCTGCATTAAATAACATAGATAATGTTCAAACTGTAATTGCTACATCTAAGAAATACGAAGAAACTCTTCAAACATCTGGAGGTGAGACATTCTCTGTAAGTCATGAAACATGTAACATAAAAGCTGAAGCTGCATCTCCTTATCGTCATCCTATTTTTTCAAAACAAACCAG GTGTACTTCATTGTCAAAGAGCGTTAGTCATCATGCGATTAGCAACAAAACCAATGAATGTGAGTCGAATAGTGCAATAATACCAAAGCATGGTGTACATCTTCCAGAACTATGTCGTAGCGCAACGCAAGCAATACCGACAATAGATACTAATGATGGCCCAAGTATGAGTATTGCAGAACGACTAGCTGCGCTACAACGTAGCGGAAATACAAACTGGAAACGACGTATAGCTTCTGAATCATCTAATTCAGTG GATGGAGTATGTTCCAATTCATTGAATAAGGAAGAACTGAGTATCAAACAAGGAGTACTTGCAGATTGTCTTGGAAAGTTAGAATCTGCAACAGAAGgttggaagaaaagaatagcAGCTCCAGATGTAACAAAGTTTACAGTAGCTGGTAAAATGAAGGTAGAACAATTGGAAAACGTAGATCCAGGATCATCATCTCCGCTTATTGAAGCTACAGGAAATATTAtagatagaaagaaaaaaacccCTCGTCCTGAACGATTTAGAGCAAAGAAAg gaTATATGAAAGATGCTGTATCTACTCCAACTAGTCCAAATAAAGATTCATGTATTAAATTACGAGGAAGCTTCTCTGAACCTGCAAGCGATGACAGTG CTGAAGAAGTGAAAATGGCGAAGAACGTATCACCTGTTGTCTCAGTACCTAAGATAGACGACGAGACATTCACCTCCTTCTTTACTGGAATTTCATTAGAGAAATGCGAGGCTGAATCTGTTGATTTAAATGAAAGCGATTTCGATATGATTACATCGCAATCTGAATT attaGTTCAAAAGCGAAATATACGATTGAAACGACGACGGTTTGTGTCTAGAAATCCACTTAAAACGCTTGCAGCTCGTACTGACTTAAAATCAGAGTATACTGAGATACGAACTGGTATTGCAGAAAAAGTAATGAAACAATTAAATGTTGAAAAAT TAGCGAAAAATTCATCATTAGCTATGGAAGCTTTAGCTGGCCTAGCTTCTACTGAAGACTTTAGTAATATAACACTAAGGAATGTAAcagatacaaatatttcttcgaaTAGATTACAGCCATACAAAGACTTgatgttaattttaattaaaggcCGGAGACATGTACAAGTGAGATTAGTCGAGCCAGTTGCAGAAAGCATAAATAGTGGCGATAATTTTGTTCTAGTAACAAAATCAGAGGTTTATAATTACATTGGGAAATATTGTAATGTTATCGAAAAAGCACGAGGTGCAGAAATTGCATTGAGTATTCAGCAAAATAAGGATCTTGGTTGCCAAACGTTTCAAGTTATTACTATTAATGAAGATAAATTAACTTGCACAAAAAgtcaattacaaaaattctgGAGCTATCTTGGTGCAGAAAATGAGAACGTAGATG tCATTGAGGGTGGACATCCTGATGAAGATGAGCTTTACGAAACATTCATGATAGATACAAATATGGTATACGAAATTAAAGATGAAGAACTGGTGCCACTTGAAAAATATTGGGGTACTATaccaaaaattgaaatgcTCGACCCAAATAAG gTGCTAGTATTTGATTTTGGTAGCGAAATGTATATATGGAGTGGTAAAGGAGCTTCAACTGATAAAAAGAAACTTGCTACACATCTTGCTACAGAAATGTGGCAAGAAGGATATGATTATTCGGAATGCACTGTGTGTCCAATTAGTGCGGCATCTATGATTGGTAGACGCACCGTGTCAAAAATAGACTTAAAATCTGCTAAAGTCAGACCTAAATGGTGTTTACTTGCTAAATTGACACAACATGTTGAAACAATACTTTTCAGGGAAAAATTCCTTGACTGGCCAAATGTTTCTCGTATAATACGAATTCGAGGTACTAAGAGTAAAGAGAACGTTGATGGAACTGTAACTATAGAAGtgtgtaatattaataatttattagaagAAAATACCATTCCAGTTGATTTGGTTCTTGAAGGAACTCATTTAGGTAGAGGCACTGGTTGGTATGACGATGag CAAATGAAGCAATTCATTGTTACAACAATGGGTATAAAAGTGTGGCATATTGATGAATTTTCACATAGTCTTCTGGATGATTCATCTGTTGGACAATTTCATTCTGCAGAtagttatattgtatattggATGTATTCTGTTACAGTTACTG GTCGCGAGCTTAGTGGTTTACCGTCAAAACATTCTGCAAAGGGACGCGATCGCtcagtatattttatttggcAAGGGCAAAATGCATCTTTGAATGAACAAGGTGCTGCAGCGTTACTAACTATAGAATTAGATAACGATCAAGCACCTCAG ATTCGTGTAGTTCAAGGATATGAACCAGCTGCATTTCTCAATTTATTTTCTGGAGGTATGATTGTACATAGTGGCAAGAAAACGAATACAAAATGTGACGAAAGATGGCGATTGTATATATGTCGTGGTACTTTAGAGTCAGAGGTGTCTTTAATAGAGATTCCTTGTAGTACTCGTCAATTACGTAGCAGAGGTTCACTTATATTATTAGACactaaaaataacaaaatttatatatggCATGGATCTAACTCTTTACCTCATATTAAACAG CATGCAGTTAATGCAGcagcaaaattaaaaaagaatcgtCCTCAAGAAACTGGTTTAACATCTGAAGGTGAtatagaaatttttgaaattgatGAAGGAATGGAACCAGAAGAATTCATCAATG CACTGGGACAAATGAACAAAAAACTGTATGTATCATTAGAAAAGGATCAATTACAGGAACATACTCCAAGACTGTTTCATCTGTCaagcatttctaaagaatTTAAATCTGTAGAAATGTTATGTCCTCATCGTGCTTCTTTACCAACTCCATTTCCTTTTCTACAGGAAGATTTGTACCAAGTTCATCAACCag ccTTATTTTTATTGGACAACAAAAACGAGTTATGGATATGGCAAGGCTGGTGGCCTAATACCGGAGCAGAGGATCAGTCCGGTAGTAAAGCAGTTAGATGGCAAGCTGAAAGAAGAGCAGCAATGACAATGGCTATGCAGTATTGGCAAAGAATTCATCCAGAAACTAATAAATATCCGATTTATCTAGTCTGGGCTGGTCTTGAACCTTTGCAATTTATAAATCTATTTCCTACATGGACATATCGCGACGACATAGCGGAATTAAATATAGAg gATGGTCGAAATCCTGGAGAAGTATTAACTGTAGAGAGTGAGTTGATTCGATTAACGCAGAGTACGTATCCTCCGGCTCAATTACTACAACGACCACTACCAGAAGGAGTTGATCCTACACACCTGGAGCTGTATTTATCTCAACAACATTTTCAA GAAATATTAGGTATGACTAAAGAAGAGTTTCAAGAACTTCCAGTTTGGAGACAAGTGAAccttaaaaaagaaataggaCTTTTTTGA